The window CTGATGCTGGTCGGGCGGCGGGCGCGGATGGCGACGCAAGTGCGCCTGACGACGTACGTCGTGGGCTCGGTCGTCGGGCTGCTGATGTTCGGGTCGCTGGCGGTGCTGTCCGTGGAGCGGGACGCGCCGAATGGGAACATCGAGACGCTGGGTGACGCGGTGTGGTGGTCGTTCACGACCATGACGACGGTGGGCTACGGCGATCATGCGCCGACGACCGGTCTGGGCCGTATTCTCGCGGTCGGGCTGATGCTGTCCGGTATCGCGCTGCTGGGTGTGGTGACGGCGAATATCGCGGCGTGGTTCATCGCGCGGTTCGAGGATGACGCGGAGGAGCGTCGGCAGACGGAGGCGATCCAGCTGCTGACGGAGGAGATACAGAAGCTCCGCGCGGAGGTGGCAGCGCTGTCGGAACGGGCGCCGTGAGGTTGGAGCCGCGAGATTTCGCCCCCGCCGCCCCTACGCGTCCCTCCCCCAGAGGGGGGACCCCCACCAGGGGCTGCCGCCCCTTCGACCCCGCCCCAGGGGGCTCTGCCCCCTGGACCCCCGCTCCTCAAACGCCGGAGGGGCTGATTTTCAGCCCGTGGCGGGGGCGAAGAAGGTCTTTTAGAGCAAGCCGTTGCCCGGTGTCGCCGAGCCCGCCAGCCAGATCAAAGCCAGGAGCGTGTCTATCGCGCCCAGTACCACCGCTATCAGCGCCGGGACCGGGCGGGCGCCGGACCACGTTCGGTTCATTGCCAGCCAGCCGCAGACGATGGCCAGGGGGCCGAGGACGATGCCCAGGGCGAAGAAGCCCGCCACCGCGCAGATGGTGCCGATGATGCCGAGTGTCGCGCGGTCCGGCCCGGACCGTGACCACGTCCGGCCACGTGTACGGGGGTGCCTGCGCGTGCCGTGTCCGAAGCCCGCCATGGTGACTCAACTCCCGGGAACCGTCAGTTGGTTGGGTTCGGTTCCCGGGGCGAGTACCCATTCCCCGGCGACTAAGCCTCCGGGCTGCCGGCGCGCTGTCCCCCTCCGGCAGCGCGCCGCAGCACCGGTCACCCTCCTTGCCGTACGAACTTGCCCGAGGAACATGCCGTACGGAGGGCTTGACCCACTGTGACCTGCGGCGCGTGCCGAGGACGAGGAATCTTTAGCGTTGTCACCCTGATAGGGGAAATACGCCTCAAACCCCTTGCCGACGGGGCCTGTTTCAGATGTGCGCGGCCCCCGCACCCGCCTCCGCGTTCTCGCCCCGCTTCGTCAGGAACGCGACACCGACGGCCACCGCCGCCACCCCCGCCGCCACCAGCGAGGCAAGGCTCATCCCGGAGATGAAGGTGTCGTGCGCGACGTCCGTGATCTTCGCGGCGACCGCGTCCGGCGTCCCCGGAGCCACCGGCGCCACACCCACCTGCACCGCCTCCGAGGCCTGCGCCTCCTGGGCGCCGGTGAGCTGCCCGAGCCCCGCGTCGGCCCAGTTCCCGGCGAGGTCGCTGTCCACCTTGGATGCCATCACGGCGCCCAGCACGGCCGTACCGAGGCTGCCGCCGATCTGCATCGCGGCCTGCTGGAGACCACCGGCGACGCCGGAGAGCTCCATCGGGGCGTTGCCGACGATGACCTCCGTCGCGCCGACCATGACCGGCGCCAGGCCGAGGCCCAGAAGCGCGAACCAGAGGGACATCAGACCGCTGCTCGTGTCCGTCTCCAGCGTCGACATGCCGTACATGGCGATGGCCGTGAGGGCCATACCGCCCG of the Streptomyces sp. NBC_00287 genome contains:
- a CDS encoding small hydrophobic protein, whose protein sequence is MAGFGHGTRRHPRTRGRTWSRSGPDRATLGIIGTICAVAGFFALGIVLGPLAIVCGWLAMNRTWSGARPVPALIAVVLGAIDTLLALIWLAGSATPGNGLL
- a CDS encoding potassium channel family protein encodes the protein MKEQPARIRWERRTQRPLMALAVLFAVAYAVPIVDSSASRALTRACTVVEWVVWGAFAADYLVRLGLAERRGEFVRRHWMDLCAVLLPLIQPLRLLRVVSTLMLVGRRARMATQVRLTTYVVGSVVGLLMFGSLAVLSVERDAPNGNIETLGDAVWWSFTTMTTVGYGDHAPTTGLGRILAVGLMLSGIALLGVVTANIAAWFIARFEDDAEERRQTEAIQLLTEEIQKLRAEVAALSERAP